The Dehalococcoidia bacterium genome contains a region encoding:
- a CDS encoding metallophosphoesterase, which translates to MRTATAISRIIQFSICLIVIFGLLACASPKQAFEYESNAALRQQLAQAPAYPEISFVVLSDPHIYDSSLGTTGAAFEAYLNKDRKLLRESPEILESAISSIKNLKGSIVLVAGDLTKDGEKVSHDLAASYLAQLKAAGKKVFVVPGNHDILNGHSYKYSGDIIERVPNITADQFAQIYADFGFKDALQRDPNSLSYVAELEPGLWLLALDANRYTENVEDKESVTDGKFNAQTLAWIEKMLGQAAKENKAVIVMMHHGIMEHYAGQEKNYGEYIVDNYEEVAKLLANYNARLVFTGHYHAQDITEKKYDNGKFIFDIETGSLVTYPCPFRVVTIDKDQVATIEQESVTYIASHPENFPAYAKQYLQDGIATIATGVLTGYKIDRPEAEKIAQEIAVGFGAHYGGDEQLAPGQTMVTETGLSPLAWAVIQYRKDLILGLWKDLPPPDNNLTINLKDGSWK; encoded by the coding sequence ATGAGGACAGCAACAGCAATCTCACGCATCATCCAGTTTTCCATATGTTTAATAGTCATTTTCGGCCTGTTGGCCTGCGCTTCCCCCAAGCAGGCGTTTGAATACGAGTCGAACGCAGCGCTAAGACAGCAACTGGCGCAGGCGCCGGCCTACCCGGAGATCAGCTTCGTTGTGCTCAGCGACCCGCATATTTACGATTCATCGTTGGGAACAACGGGCGCAGCATTCGAGGCTTACCTGAATAAAGACCGCAAACTTCTGAGGGAGAGTCCCGAGATACTGGAATCAGCTATCTCTTCGATCAAGAATCTCAAGGGCAGCATCGTATTAGTGGCGGGTGACCTTACCAAGGACGGAGAGAAAGTCTCACACGATCTGGCCGCAAGCTATCTCGCACAGTTAAAAGCTGCCGGCAAGAAGGTATTCGTGGTGCCGGGCAACCATGACATATTGAATGGGCACTCATACAAATACTCTGGCGACATCATAGAGCGTGTGCCGAATATTACGGCCGACCAGTTTGCCCAGATTTATGCTGATTTCGGCTTCAAAGACGCTCTGCAACGTGATCCGAATTCGCTCAGCTACGTAGCCGAGCTTGAGCCAGGTCTATGGCTGCTGGCGTTGGATGCGAACCGTTACACTGAGAATGTTGAGGACAAGGAGTCGGTCACGGACGGCAAGTTCAACGCCCAGACGCTGGCATGGATCGAAAAGATGCTTGGCCAGGCGGCCAAAGAGAACAAGGCCGTTATCGTAATGATGCACCATGGCATCATGGAGCACTACGCAGGACAGGAGAAAAACTACGGCGAATATATCGTGGATAACTACGAAGAAGTCGCTAAATTGCTGGCCAATTACAATGCTCGCCTGGTGTTCACCGGGCATTATCATGCCCAGGATATCACCGAGAAAAAGTATGATAACGGCAAATTCATATTCGATATCGAAACCGGTTCGCTGGTTACCTACCCCTGCCCGTTCAGGGTGGTGACTATCGATAAAGACCAGGTGGCAACGATTGAGCAAGAGAGTGTAACGTACATAGCCTCGCACCCAGAAAATTTTCCGGCGTATGCCAAACAGTACCTGCAGGATGGCATCGCAACCATAGCCACAGGTGTGTTGACGGGATATAAGATCGATCGCCCCGAGGCGGAAAAGATAGCTCAGGAAATAGCGGTCGGCTTCGGCGCGCATTATGGCGGCGACGAACAGCTGGCGCCCGGACAGACGATGGTCACGGAGACCGGTTTAAGCCCACTGGCCTGGGCGGTCATACAATACCGCAAGGATCTTATCCTCGGCCTCTGGAAAGACCTGCCCCCGCCGGACAATAACCTGACGATTAACCTGAAAGACGGCAGCTGGAAATAA
- a CDS encoding serpin family protein, with protein MKTNWIFVVCIGLMLLPGLDACSQPVSTDVVSSDKQRAMATAGKGDIALLVDGNNMFALDLYRALKGTQGNLFYSPYSISQALAMTYAGARDTTEKEMAATLHFTLPQNSLHPAFNSLDQQLKTRGQGAKGKDDKGFRLNIVNAIWGQTGYHFLAEYLDILAQNYSAGLRLLDFRTEPETCRQTINKWVEDQTEQRIKDLLKEGDIETSTRLVLTNAIYFNAAWANSFEKNLTRPASFHLLDGSTVEVPMMRQSERMGYTAGEGYQAVSLPYDGGELEMVVMLPDQGKFAEFEQSLDAVKVKSIIESIAPAQVSLRFPRFKIESEFGLGDALYHMGMPTAFTSLADFSGMTGNRELVISRVIHKAFVEVDEVGTEAAAATAVVMRATAMPVEPMEVTVDRPFIFVIRDIQTGSVIFIGRVVNPLL; from the coding sequence ATGAAAACAAATTGGATCTTTGTGGTGTGCATAGGACTTATGCTGCTGCCTGGTTTAGATGCCTGTTCGCAGCCGGTTTCCACCGATGTTGTGAGTTCGGATAAGCAGAGAGCAATGGCTACGGCGGGAAAAGGCGATATAGCTTTGCTGGTCGACGGTAACAATATGTTTGCTCTCGATTTATACCGTGCGCTCAAAGGGACACAGGGCAACCTCTTTTACTCACCTTATTCAATCTCGCAGGCGCTGGCTATGACCTATGCCGGCGCAAGGGACACCACTGAGAAAGAGATGGCTGCCACACTTCATTTCACCTTGCCACAGAATAGTCTGCATCCGGCCTTCAACAGCCTTGACCAGCAATTGAAAACACGTGGTCAGGGTGCAAAGGGCAAGGACGATAAGGGTTTCCGGCTTAACATTGTGAATGCTATCTGGGGGCAAACCGGTTATCATTTTCTGGCTGAATATCTGGATATACTGGCGCAGAATTACAGTGCAGGATTGAGGCTTCTTGATTTTCGCACCGAGCCTGAAACCTGCCGGCAGACTATTAACAAGTGGGTGGAGGATCAGACCGAGCAACGTATCAAAGACCTTTTAAAGGAAGGAGATATAGAAACTTCGACGCGTCTGGTTCTTACCAACGCCATATATTTCAATGCAGCGTGGGCCAACAGCTTCGAAAAGAACCTGACCCGGCCCGCTTCCTTCCATCTGCTGGATGGTTCGACGGTGGAAGTTCCCATGATGCGGCAATCGGAACGGATGGGATACACAGCCGGGGAAGGATACCAGGCTGTATCGCTGCCTTACGATGGCGGCGAGCTGGAGATGGTGGTGATGCTTCCCGACCAGGGGAAGTTCGCTGAATTCGAGCAATCTCTGGATGCGGTCAAAGTAAAATCGATTATAGAGAGTATCGCGCCTGCGCAGGTTTCCCTGCGTTTTCCCCGCTTTAAAATAGAGTCCGAGTTCGGCCTGGGCGATGCTTTATACCATATGGGGATGCCTACAGCCTTTACCAGCCTGGCCGATTTTTCCGGCATGACAGGCAATCGCGAATTGGTCATATCCAGGGTTATCCATAAAGCTTTCGTAGAAGTGGACGAGGTCGGTACGGAGGCTGCGGCCGCTACGGCTGTGGTCATGCGCGCCACGGCTATGCCTGTCGAACCGATGGAGGTCACCGTCGACCGGCCGTTTATCTTCGTTATAAGGGACATACAGACGGGTTCGGTAATTTTCATAGGAAGAGTGGTTAATCCATTATTATAG
- a CDS encoding MFS transporter, whose product MMEQDFRVYRYRWVVLAIYMYVSALTQLYWLNFAAIDTYIEDMLHIPASSVQWLTLVFPLIQVIPPIPAGIIIDKIGFKWGVGIGAVFTGVFSLLRLAAPDSFNMLLISQIGISLGQPFVLNGVTKLASVWFAPKEEATAVGLGTLALFVGMMVALGATPAIVEGLSYTAMLWIYGIAGIFGTLVFVLIVRSKPPTPSRAPEAEVLTGSWGGLGVILKNRNFILLGFVTFVGLGSFNGLATWLEKILNELHSIPMADGSTISAAMIFAGMIGCIVVPIISDKVRRRKPFVVLATLMGAICITAMILIRGYTPNLINCMLLGFFLLSAFPVILTMSAEVTGPKYAGVSVGYLQLLGNLAAVILVPSMEALESSTGQFVAPLGLLVALFIGAFLISLWLKDTHPQA is encoded by the coding sequence ATGATGGAACAGGATTTCAGGGTTTATCGGTACAGGTGGGTGGTGCTGGCCATCTACATGTACGTTTCAGCATTGACGCAGCTTTACTGGCTGAACTTCGCAGCAATCGATACCTATATCGAGGATATGCTGCATATACCGGCCAGCAGCGTTCAGTGGTTGACGCTGGTCTTTCCACTCATACAGGTCATTCCCCCCATACCTGCTGGCATAATTATAGATAAGATCGGATTTAAATGGGGTGTGGGTATCGGCGCTGTCTTCACAGGCGTCTTTTCGCTGCTGAGATTGGCTGCGCCGGATTCGTTTAACATGCTGCTCATTTCCCAGATAGGGATCTCCCTAGGACAGCCCTTTGTGTTAAACGGGGTAACCAAGCTGGCTTCGGTATGGTTCGCTCCCAAGGAGGAGGCTACTGCTGTCGGTCTGGGCACCCTGGCGCTTTTTGTAGGAATGATGGTGGCACTGGGAGCCACTCCGGCCATCGTTGAAGGCCTCAGTTACACCGCAATGCTGTGGATTTATGGCATAGCAGGCATCTTCGGTACGCTGGTATTCGTCCTGATCGTCCGCTCAAAACCGCCCACTCCTTCGCGAGCGCCGGAAGCCGAAGTTTTAACCGGGAGCTGGGGAGGCCTGGGAGTAATTCTCAAGAACAGGAATTTCATATTGTTGGGATTCGTGACGTTCGTAGGCCTGGGCTCTTTTAACGGGCTTGCCACCTGGCTGGAGAAAATTCTGAATGAGCTTCACAGTATACCGATGGCCGACGGCAGCACTATATCAGCCGCAATGATCTTCGCCGGCATGATCGGTTGCATCGTAGTACCGATTATTTCCGACAAGGTCAGGAGACGCAAACCATTCGTGGTACTGGCAACCCTGATGGGCGCAATTTGCATTACAGCCATGATACTCATCAGGGGCTACACGCCAAATTTAATCAACTGCATGTTATTGGGCTTTTTCCTTCTTTCCGCATTTCCGGTCATTCTTACTATGTCAGCCGAGGTAACCGGACCAAAATATGCCGGCGTCTCAGTCGGATACTTGCAGTTGCTGGGAAACCTGGCGGCCGTGATTCTTGTGCCTTCCATGGAAGCCTTGGAATCTTCGACCGGCCAGTTTGTAGCTCCACTGGGCTTGTTGGTGGCGCTATTTATTGGAGCATTCCTGATATCTCTATGGCTTAAAGATACGCACCCGCAGGCGTGA
- a CDS encoding PocR ligand-binding domain-containing protein produces the protein MQGKISKQVTVERDIGELELNDVIDIRAIQDLTDYFYEITNIGIGILDIKGNILVSGGWQDICSKFHRAHPDTCANCLESDTHLAREVGFGTFKLYRCKNGMWDAATAIVVGGKHLGNLYCGQFFFDDEKPDCEFFRAQARRCGFNEADYMAALGRVPRRNRQTVDTVMGFFIRLAGLISSLSYSNIKLARSIDEREVLAESLRESEKKYRNLVENAGEVILIAQDGLIKYVNDTREWYTGYARGELIDTRFIDYIHPDDRSVVMEYDFERLSGRKAPVSFDFRMIDKSGEIRWINFNAALTEWEGKPATLNFLRDITHQKRTEKERQEMQDKLLGAMHAAVEAIAMTTERRDPYTAGHQRRVSQLAGAMALEMGLTEFQIEGIELASSIHDIGKINVPADILSKPRSLNELEFGLVKEHSLSAYNILKTIDFPWPIAEIVLQHHERLDGSGYPAGLKGDDICLEAKILAVADVVEAMASHRPHRPAHGIDVALQEIQGKRGTAFDATAVDACLRLFNFESFKFD, from the coding sequence ATGCAGGGTAAGATCAGCAAACAGGTAACTGTTGAGAGAGACATCGGAGAATTGGAGCTCAACGATGTAATTGATATACGGGCTATTCAAGATCTTACAGATTATTTTTACGAGATCACCAATATCGGTATAGGAATCCTGGATATCAAAGGTAATATTCTGGTCTCGGGGGGGTGGCAGGATATTTGCAGCAAATTTCACCGCGCGCATCCTGATACCTGCGCCAATTGTCTGGAAAGCGATACACATCTGGCACGGGAAGTCGGGTTCGGGACGTTCAAGCTTTACCGCTGCAAGAACGGCATGTGGGATGCAGCCACAGCCATCGTTGTTGGTGGAAAACACCTGGGCAATTTATACTGTGGCCAGTTTTTCTTCGATGACGAAAAGCCTGATTGCGAATTTTTCCGCGCACAGGCCCGCCGCTGCGGATTCAACGAGGCTGATTACATGGCTGCACTGGGCAGGGTGCCCCGACGGAACCGGCAAACTGTGGACACCGTCATGGGATTTTTTATCAGGCTGGCAGGGCTGATATCGTCACTCAGCTACAGTAATATAAAACTGGCCCGTAGCATAGACGAAAGGGAGGTGCTGGCTGAGTCGCTGCGGGAAAGCGAGAAAAAATATCGCAACCTGGTGGAAAATGCAGGCGAGGTTATTTTGATTGCTCAGGATGGACTGATCAAATATGTGAACGATACAAGAGAATGGTACACCGGATACGCAAGAGGAGAGTTGATAGATACCCGTTTTATCGATTATATTCATCCGGACGACAGGTCTGTGGTTATGGAATATGATTTCGAGCGATTAAGCGGCCGGAAGGCGCCCGTTTCATTTGATTTTCGTATGATCGATAAAAGTGGAGAGATACGCTGGATCAATTTCAATGCGGCTTTGACTGAATGGGAAGGCAAACCTGCCACGCTGAATTTTCTCAGGGACATAACGCATCAGAAAAGAACGGAAAAAGAGCGTCAGGAGATGCAGGATAAACTACTGGGCGCCATGCACGCGGCGGTAGAGGCTATAGCAATGACTACTGAAAGAAGAGATCCATATACGGCGGGGCATCAGCGGCGGGTATCACAGCTGGCGGGCGCTATGGCGCTGGAGATGGGTCTGACTGAATTTCAGATTGAGGGGATTGAGCTCGCCAGCAGCATCCATGATATCGGTAAAATCAACGTGCCGGCGGATATACTCAGCAAGCCGCGCAGCTTGAACGAGCTTGAATTCGGTCTGGTCAAGGAGCATTCTCTGTCTGCTTACAATATACTTAAAACGATCGACTTTCCCTGGCCCATTGCCGAGATCGTGCTGCAGCATCATGAGAGATTGGACGGCTCAGGGTACCCGGCAGGTTTGAAAGGGGATGATATTTGTTTGGAAGCTAAAATTCTGGCTGTGGCAGATGTGGTGGAGGCTATGGCGTCACATCGCCCCCATCGTCCTGCACATGGCATCGATGTCGCCTTGCAGGAGATCCAAGGAAAACGGGGAACTGCATTTGACGCGACAGCTGTTGACGCCTGTCTCCGGTTATTTAATTTTGAGAGCTTTAAATTTGATTGA
- the hypF gene encoding carbamoyltransferase HypF, with protein sequence MPAINETQLARISARGVVQGVGFRPFVYGLAKKYKLTGWVCNTSEDVRIEVEGARKKLDLFISSLEAEAPPLSKIESLSVEFDRPAGYRGFKIRSSVTHPGKYQLVSPDIATCAPCLEDIFTQDNRRRHYPFTNCTNCGPRFTIIRDIPYDRPLTTMSSFKMCRECKKEYTDPLDRRFHAQPNACPVCGPQLQLTDNRGHTVDCRDIIEKTSDFLREGRIVAIKGLGGFLLACNAEDAEAVVRLRRRKCRPSKPFAVMLKDMSEVKKHCIPTAEEERLLSSPQAPIVLLRWSENSSICRQVGPGLKYLGVMIPYTPLHHLIMRETSLPLVMTSGNVSEEPIAGQNSEALRRLGKIADYFLLHNRDIHSTYDDSVAMVVDTIPQLIRRARGYAPYPIHLEHKIPQLLACGAEEKNTFCLTHDDHAFVSQHIGDMENIETLEHYIRTVELYKQLFRIQPVAIAHDMHPEYLPTKYALEEAERHNLRTIPIQHHHAHIASCLADNGVDKAVIGVAFDGTGYGTDGKIWGGEFMVTDYKSFRRAGQLEYLPLPGGSAAIKKPYRTALSYMLVLLGNSAFDGRMGFLNHISGDEIELVSREVETGFNSPLTSSMGRLFDAVSAMSAIRPTIDYEAQAAIELEMQAYDAIDEQGLYPFSLTGDQNYTIILLHELIGGVANDILRGCRIATISMRFHNTIASVTRDVCLKIKAQSGLSTVALSGGCFQNRLLLGKVTSLLKHSGFQILTHRNVPANDGGISLGQAVIAGRSLTAGQAD encoded by the coding sequence ATGCCGGCCATCAATGAAACTCAGCTTGCCCGCATCAGTGCCAGGGGAGTGGTACAAGGTGTAGGCTTCCGCCCATTCGTTTACGGTCTGGCTAAAAAATATAAACTGACCGGTTGGGTCTGCAATACCTCGGAGGATGTCAGGATCGAGGTCGAGGGTGCCAGAAAAAAACTTGACCTCTTTATCTCCAGCCTTGAGGCAGAGGCGCCGCCGCTGTCCAAAATCGAGAGTCTATCCGTAGAATTCGACAGGCCTGCCGGCTATCGCGGCTTCAAGATACGCAGCAGCGTCACCCATCCCGGTAAGTATCAGCTTGTCTCGCCGGATATCGCCACCTGCGCTCCCTGTCTCGAGGATATTTTTACACAGGATAACCGCCGCCGGCACTATCCGTTCACCAACTGCACAAATTGCGGACCTCGCTTTACCATCATCAGAGATATCCCTTACGACAGGCCGCTTACAACCATGTCTTCATTTAAAATGTGCAGGGAGTGCAAGAAGGAATACACCGACCCGCTGGACCGGCGCTTCCATGCCCAACCCAATGCCTGCCCGGTATGCGGGCCGCAACTCCAGCTGACTGACAACCGGGGACATACTGTGGATTGCCGGGACATCATCGAAAAAACGTCGGATTTTCTGCGCGAAGGTCGAATTGTAGCGATCAAGGGGCTGGGGGGCTTTTTACTGGCTTGCAATGCTGAAGACGCTGAAGCCGTGGTTCGGCTGCGCCGGCGAAAGTGCCGCCCTTCCAAACCTTTCGCCGTCATGCTAAAGGATATGTCAGAGGTCAAGAAACATTGTATCCCGACCGCTGAGGAGGAGAGGCTGCTCTCATCTCCACAAGCGCCTATTGTGTTGCTTCGCTGGAGTGAGAACTCCAGTATATGCAGACAGGTGGGCCCGGGGCTTAAATACCTTGGGGTCATGATCCCGTATACCCCACTGCATCATCTCATCATGCGTGAAACAAGCCTTCCGCTTGTCATGACCAGCGGCAATGTCAGCGAGGAGCCCATCGCCGGTCAGAACAGCGAGGCGCTTCGCAGGCTGGGAAAGATCGCCGACTATTTTTTGTTGCATAACAGGGACATTCACTCAACCTACGACGACAGCGTAGCTATGGTAGTGGACACAATCCCGCAACTTATTCGCCGGGCCAGGGGTTATGCGCCTTATCCAATTCATCTGGAGCATAAAATACCCCAGTTGCTGGCGTGTGGAGCAGAGGAGAAAAACACCTTCTGCCTGACCCATGATGATCACGCTTTCGTCAGCCAGCATATCGGCGATATGGAGAACATTGAAACCCTCGAGCACTACATCCGGACGGTAGAACTCTATAAACAGCTCTTCCGCATACAACCCGTCGCCATAGCTCACGACATGCATCCTGAATATCTCCCCACTAAATATGCACTGGAAGAAGCGGAAAGGCACAACCTGAGGACGATCCCGATACAGCACCACCACGCACACATAGCCTCCTGCCTTGCCGATAACGGCGTTGATAAGGCGGTCATCGGAGTGGCCTTCGACGGTACCGGCTACGGGACCGACGGCAAGATCTGGGGCGGCGAATTCATGGTGACGGATTACAAAAGCTTTCGACGGGCCGGTCAACTCGAGTATCTCCCTCTGCCCGGCGGCTCAGCCGCTATAAAAAAACCTTATCGTACGGCATTGAGCTATATGCTGGTATTGCTGGGCAATAGCGCCTTCGACGGCAGGATGGGGTTCCTTAATCATATCAGCGGAGATGAGATAGAACTTGTGAGCAGAGAGGTCGAAACCGGCTTCAATTCTCCGTTGACTTCCAGTATGGGCAGGCTTTTCGACGCCGTATCGGCCATGTCCGCGATTCGCCCCACTATCGATTACGAAGCGCAGGCTGCCATCGAACTGGAGATGCAGGCCTATGATGCAATCGATGAACAGGGCCTATATCCATTTTCCCTTACAGGCGATCAGAACTATACCATCATCCTGCTGCATGAACTGATAGGCGGTGTGGCCAACGACATACTGAGGGGATGCAGGATCGCCACGATCAGCATGAGGTTTCATAATACAATTGCGTCTGTGACACGGGATGTCTGCCTCAAGATAAAGGCTCAGTCCGGGCTGAGCACTGTTGCGCTCAGCGGGGGCTGCTTTCAAAACCGCCTGTTACTGGGCAAGGTGACCTCTCTTCTCAAGCATAGCGGATTTCAAATACTCACACACAGGAACGTGCCTGCCAATGACGGGGGCATATCGCTCGGGCAGGCGGTCATAGCCGGCAGATCATTGACGGCCGGTCAGGCCGACTGA
- a CDS encoding CoA transferase yields the protein MTGALSGVRVVDFSRMYAGPYCSMILRELGAEVIKIEFRESGDACRTIPPITEGGEGYIFSILNRGKKSITLELREKEGQEIAGEVIRKSDVLLENFTPGVMDRLNLGWDDASKLNSKLIYASLSGFGQTGPNAGRAAYDTVAQAMGGLMSVTGFPENPPTKCGPAIADLSGGAYTVIAILAALQHRNSSGRGQRVDVSLQDCIWLMTAVETIAPFVLSGHSAGRIGNMHPSIVPWNNYHAKDGYIVLCVVTIGQWQKLAEVIDRPDLVEDPDTLSLASRVQRREELDSIVADWVKGRTVAEIQRIMDEASLPCAPVMDTEKLVSDPHILSRRMVVDVEQMISGPLKMPGSVFKLSATPGDPSTPAPFLGEHNSDIYGGLLGYSEAKIEELIGKEII from the coding sequence ATGACCGGAGCACTGTCAGGAGTCCGAGTTGTGGACTTCAGCCGCATGTATGCGGGCCCATACTGTTCTATGATTCTGAGGGAGCTGGGTGCGGAGGTCATAAAGATCGAGTTCAGGGAGAGTGGTGATGCGTGCAGGACCATCCCGCCGATAACGGAAGGCGGGGAAGGGTATATATTTTCAATCCTGAACCGTGGCAAAAAGAGCATAACGCTGGAACTGAGGGAAAAAGAAGGGCAGGAGATAGCAGGGGAGGTGATCAGGAAAAGCGACGTATTGCTTGAGAACTTCACGCCCGGAGTTATGGACAGGCTGAACCTGGGTTGGGATGATGCCAGCAAGCTGAATTCGAAGCTGATCTATGCGTCCCTTTCCGGCTTCGGGCAGACGGGGCCCAACGCCGGCAGGGCGGCCTATGACACGGTTGCACAGGCCATGGGCGGGCTGATGAGCGTGACAGGCTTCCCAGAAAATCCGCCAACCAAGTGCGGACCGGCCATTGCCGATCTCTCCGGCGGCGCCTATACGGTCATCGCCATTCTGGCAGCCCTTCAGCATCGCAATTCAAGCGGACGGGGACAGCGAGTGGATGTTTCGCTGCAGGATTGCATATGGCTTATGACAGCGGTTGAGACCATTGCACCCTTCGTGCTGAGCGGCCATTCGGCTGGAAGGATAGGCAATATGCACCCCAGCATAGTGCCATGGAACAACTACCACGCTAAAGACGGCTATATTGTCCTTTGTGTGGTGACCATAGGCCAGTGGCAAAAACTGGCTGAGGTTATTGACAGGCCTGACCTGGTCGAAGATCCTGATACACTGTCTCTGGCCTCGCGGGTACAGCGCAGAGAGGAACTGGACAGCATCGTAGCTGATTGGGTTAAGGGCAGGACTGTGGCTGAGATACAGAGAATCATGGATGAAGCGTCATTGCCATGCGCGCCCGTCATGGATACCGAAAAGCTTGTCAGTGATCCGCATATACTCAGCCGCCGGATGGTGGTGGATGTGGAGCAGATGATTTCGGGACCGCTCAAGATGCCCGGCAGTGTTTTCAAGCTGTCAGCCACACCGGGTGATCCTTCAACGCCTGCGCCATTTTTAGGCGAACACAACAGTGATATATATGGCGGTTTACTCGGCTACAGCGAGGCGAAGATCGAGGAACTGATAGGAAAAGAGATTATATAA
- a CDS encoding HypC/HybG/HupF family hydrogenase formation chaperone: MCLAVPVKITHIEGEQADVDIGGVSRKVSIALTPEAQIGDYVLLHTGYAINVLDEAEAKETLDILERLVAADGGGALQ, from the coding sequence ATGTGCCTCGCTGTTCCAGTCAAGATAACCCACATCGAAGGTGAACAGGCCGATGTTGATATCGGAGGCGTCAGCCGAAAGGTCAGCATCGCTCTCACGCCGGAAGCTCAAATAGGTGACTACGTCCTGCTACATACAGGATATGCCATTAATGTGCTTGACGAAGCTGAAGCGAAGGAAACGCTGGATATTCTCGAGCGCCTGGTTGCCGCGGACGGCGGCGGCGCCTTGCAGTAG
- a CDS encoding LpqB family beta-propeller domain-containing protein, translating to MKINRLLAASALIIAAFSMVVTACSIEPAAVPDQTPSDIPKQTTIATPPAENITPESVPIEGKTEAASQSVNLHKLVFISGTNDDEGPQMYTANEDGSNWQRLTKNKTGGERFPRWSPDGKIIAFFTDMDGYWHIYSIDADGSNQIRLTNTDADDAFPAWSPDSQKIAFSSNRDGNDQLYVMNADGSNQVRLTNNSFKDAAPCWSPDGNRIAFMSDRDGNAEIYVMRSDGSNQTRITDKPQVDSYPVWSPDGNRIAFQSNENGNFEVYVMYPDGSGRTRLTSGLTDNKYPAWSPDGSKIVFYSKRDCINDNGEIYIMNADGSNQTRITRSECSDTGLADWR from the coding sequence ATGAAAATCAACAGACTATTAGCAGCATCAGCTTTGATCATTGCAGCCTTCAGCATGGTCGTCACGGCCTGCTCTATCGAGCCGGCAGCAGTCCCTGACCAGACTCCCTCAGATATACCCAAGCAGACCACCATCGCAACCCCACCGGCGGAAAATATCACGCCTGAAAGCGTGCCCATAGAGGGCAAAACCGAAGCTGCCAGTCAATCTGTAAACCTGCACAAGCTGGTATTTATCTCCGGCACCAATGATGATGAGGGCCCTCAGATGTACACGGCCAATGAAGACGGAAGCAACTGGCAAAGGCTGACTAAAAACAAGACCGGGGGGGAACGGTTCCCCCGGTGGTCGCCCGACGGTAAAATAATTGCCTTTTTCACAGATATGGACGGGTACTGGCACATTTATTCCATCGATGCGGATGGAAGCAACCAGATACGCCTTACTAATACCGATGCCGACGATGCCTTCCCGGCATGGTCACCCGATAGCCAAAAGATCGCCTTTTCATCCAACCGCGACGGCAATGATCAGCTATACGTAATGAATGCCGATGGCAGCAATCAGGTACGACTGACCAATAACTCTTTTAAAGATGCCGCCCCCTGCTGGTCGCCTGACGGAAACCGTATAGCCTTCATGAGCGATAGGGACGGCAACGCCGAGATATACGTCATGCGCTCCGATGGTTCCAACCAGACCAGGATCACCGACAAACCCCAGGTCGATTCATACCCCGTATGGTCGCCCGATGGAAACCGTATAGCCTTTCAATCCAACGAAAACGGCAATTTCGAGGTTTACGTCATGTATCCGGATGGCAGCGGACGCACCCGCTTAACGTCCGGCCTGACCGATAACAAGTATCCTGCATGGTCTCCGGACGGCAGCAAGATCGTCTTTTATTCCAAACGTGATTGCATCAACGATAACGGGGAAATCTATATAATGAACGCCGACGGCAGCAATCAAACCCGTATAACGCGTAGCGAATGCAGTGATACAGGATTAGCCGACTGGCGCTGA